tataaggagtaaggaaaggacccagtttcagctttctacttatggctagccaattttcccagcaccatttattaaatagggaatcctttccccatttcttgtttttctcaggtttgtcaaagatccgatggctgtagatgtatggtattatttctgagggctctgttctgttccattggtctatatctctgttttggtaccagtaccatgctgttttggttactgtagccttgtagtatagtttgaagtcaggtagcgtgatgcctccagcttagctttgttcttttgacttaggattgtcttggcaatgcacactcttttttggttccgtatgaactttaaagcagttttttccaattcagtgaagaacgtaattggtagtttgatgggaatggcattgaatgtataaattactttgggcactatggccattttcatgatattgattcttcctatccaggagcatggtaggttcttccatttgtttgtgtcctcttctatttcactAAGCagggttttgtagttctccttgaagaggtcctttacgtcccttgtaagttggattcctaggtattttattctctttggtgcaattgtgaatggaagttcattcatgatttggctctctgtttgtctgttactggtgtataagaatgcttgtgatttttgcacattaattttgtatcctgagactttgctgaagttgtttatcagcttagggagattttgggctgagatgatggggtttttgaaatatacaatcatgtcatctgcaaacagggacaatttgacttcttcttttcctaactgaatacccttgatttctttctcttgcctgattgccctagccagaacttccaacactatgttgaataggagtagtgagagagggcatccctgtcttgtgccagttttcaaagggaatgcttccagtttttgcccatttagtatgatattggctgtgggtttgtcataaatagttcttattattttgagatatgttccatcaataccgaatttattgagagtttttagcatgaagggctgttgaattttgtcaagggcCTTttcggcatctattgagataatcatgtggtttttgtctttggttctgtttatatgctggattacgtttattgatttgtgtatgttgaaccagccttgcatcccagggatgaagcccacttgatcatggtggataaggtttttgatgtgctgctggattcggtttgccagtattttattgagatttttgcatcgatgttcatcagggatattggtctaaaattctctttttttgttgtgtctctgccaggctttggtatcaggatgatgctggcctcataaaatgagtgagggaggattccctctttttgtattgattggaatagtttcagaaggaaactattcagaaggaaaatagtgctgtttattgcagcactattcacaatagcaaagacttggaatcaatccaaatgtccatcagcaacagactggattaagaaaatgtggcacatatacaccatggaatactatgcagccataaaaagggatgagtttgtgtcctttgtagggacatggatgcagttggaaaccatcattctcagcaaactatcacaagaacggaaaaccaaacactgcatgttctcactcataggtgggaattgaactttgagatcacttggactctggaagtggaacatcatacaccggggcctactatggggaggggggaggggagagggatggcattaggagttatacctgatataaatgacgagttgatgggtgctgatgagttgatgggtgcagcacaccaacagggcacaagtatacatatgtaacaaacctgcacgttgtgcacatgtaccctggaacttaaagcataattaaaaaaaaaaaatttactctccATTTGTTCTCCCCCAATGGTTTCTCTAGTGAACACATGGTCTCCAGCACATGCATATTACATCACAGTAATGTGGTTCTCTCTCAGGACTCCATTCTGAGAGCCAGTCATGCAAAATGAGTATCTACATGTCCCACAAAATTATCTAAATTGCAATCTCGATATATTGTGCAACTACTCTCTCAGTCCCTACAACTAGATTCCAACGAGTTGTTCTCGACTTCCTCCTCTCTTTCATCCCGAAGTAGAGTTTCACTGATATATACCAAAATACAAatgatcattagagactattataaacaattatataacaaacaataaattacttagcctagaagaaatggataaattcctagacacattcAAACTACCAAAttgaattataaagaaatagaacatcTGAACAAATTggtaataagtaaataaattgaatctgtaataaaaagtctcccatcggccgggcgcggtggctcacacctgtaatcccagcactttgggaggccgaggcgggcggatcacgaggtcaggagatcgagaccatcctggctaacacggtgaaaccccgtctctactaaaaatgcaaaaaattagccgggcgaggcggcgggcgcctgtagtcccagctactcgggaggctgaggcaggagaatggcgtgaacccgggaggcggagcttgcagtgagccgagatcgcaccattgcactccagcctgggcgactaagcgagactccgtctcaaaaaaaaaaaaaaagtctcccatcaaagaaaagcacaGGACCTGACAGTGTCATGGCTAAATTTTACccaacacttaaaaaattaatatcaatcctcctcaaactcttccagaaaaaaagaagagaataattccaaactcattttatgaggccaggatttccttgatatcaaaaccagacaaggacactacaagaaaagaaaactagaggcCAATACCCTTAAATATAGattcaaaaatcctcagcaaaatactagtgCACAAACTTTAACAGTACTTtcaaaagataattcaccatgatcaggtgggatttatcccagggatgcaaggatggttcaacatatgtaaattaataaatgtgatatattatattaacaaaatgaagaactaaatatatatgataatcTTAATGTGCaggaaaagcattcaataaaattcattctttcatgATGAAACTCATGATTAAAACTCATTCTCAATAAAGGAGGTGTAGAAGAAATGCATcttaacacaataaaggccatatatgacaaaccgaTAGCTAACATCATCCTCAAGTATAAaatgttgaaagcttttcctttaagataaTGAACTAGACTAGAATGCCCACTCTTGTCAcatctattcaacatagcattggaagacCTAGTCAGAGAAAATAGacaagaaaagaatataaaggcacctaaattggaaaaaatgaatttaaattctttatttgcaggcaatatgatcttatatatacAAAACTCTAAAAAATCCACCAAAAAGCTCTTAGAACtaacaaacaaattcagtaaaatttcaggatacaaaaattagtaatgtttccatacactaacaatgaactatgtgaaaaacaaatcagaaaacaatcccatttacaatagctacaataaaatgaagtaaaattcttaagaataaacttaaccaaggaggtgaagatCTTTGCactaaaaactatgaaacattgattttaaaagttaaagaagacacaagtaaatggaaataTGTCTCATTTATATAGATTAAggaaattagtattttttaaatgttcatactacctaaagcaatgTACAAATTCAATACATTCCCTGCAATTCCAATGATGTTttatcacagaaatagaaaaaaatcctaaaattcatatggaaccacaaaagaccaagTGGCCAGAGCAATCTTGGGCTAAAAGACAAAAGCTGGgagcatcacactatctgacttcaaaaaaAGTACAAGTGATGGTAATCAAAACAACACGGCACTGtcattaaaacaaatacatagaccAATGAGACAGAATAGGGAGcccaaaaataaatcaatgcttttaaagtcaactgatatttgacaaaggtgtcaagaccacacaattggaaaaaggcagtctcttcaataaattatgctgggaaaactggatatcaacATGTGGAAGAATTAAATTATACCCTAATTTCATatcatatacaaaagtcaattcaaAATAGaccaaacacttaaaaataagacCCCAAACCAAaatatactagaagaaaacatgctcAGAGATGTTAGTCCAAGCAATTAATTTTTTGGCTATAaacccaaaagcacaggcaacaaaagcaaaaatagacagatGGGATTACAACAAACTATAACACTTCTGCACAGCAGCACAGCACAAGAAACAAGCCACAGAGTGAAGAGACATCCTACAGATTAGGAGAACATAtgtgcaaaccatatatctgataaggggttaatatccaaaatatgtaaggaattcAAATGgttcaatagcaagaaaataagtaacccaattttaaaaagacaaaggaggtaaatagacatttctcaaacgaagacatacaaatggccaacaggtatatgaaaaaagtttaacatcactaatcatcagggaaatgcaagctAAAAGGGCAATGAGACATCACCTCACAAATGTTAGAATGACCATTATAAAGATAAGTGTTGGCCTGAATATGGAGGAAAGGGGAACCAttgcacactgttggtaggaatataaactagtacatccattatggaaaacagtgtagaggttcctcagaaaagtaaaagtagaactaccatgtgattcagcaatcccactactggacaTATATTCAAATGAGTCAAAGCCAGTATATCAATTAGAtacctgcattcccatgttcaaagcagcattattcacaacagtcaagAGATGGactcaatctaagtgtccatcaatggaggaatgggtaaagaaaacatggtatatgtGGACAATGAAAGACTGGttgaccataaaaaagaatgaaattttatcatttgctacaacatggatgaacttggaggacattatgttaagtgaaataagccagtcatagaaagaaaaatgccaCATGATTTCACTCGCATATGGAATCTTAAAAAGGTGAACTATATAAGTGGAGAGTAAAATGATGGTGACCAGGATCTGGGGCAATGGGGAGGGATGATTGGAAAGACattggtcaaagaatacaaaatttcagttagataggaagaGTAAGTTCATGAGATCTATAGTACGACATGGttactatagttaacaacaatatacCATATTgcagtcttgaaaaaaaaaagctaaaataatagatttcaagtgttcttatcacaaaaataactgtgaagtaatgcatatattaattagcttgattcagtcattcatatatatatgaatatatatatgatagtaaagcatcatgttgtacacaataaatatatacaattttgcaattttgaaaataaaataaaatacttaaaagaaactTTATTTAATTTGACTTCCCTGACTTGTGTCATAGCTGCCCCCTGGGACGTCACATGACATCCAGGCTCCTCACACTGTGGTTTGGAGATTTTTTCTGATCCAGGACACCACTGCAGTCTCAACTCCAGCCACTAACACTGGGATCATGGTGTCCAGAGCATTCCTTGCTGTTTCCTTTGCCTTTGGGCTCTATTCCCTGCAATCCATTTTCCTATTCCATCCCTCCAATTCCACCCACCATTTGCCTAGAGGAGTGCTATCGAGTTCCTGAAAGCCATCTTCCAGCTCATAAGTCATGTCCCTCTCTGCTCCCTCACGGCTCCATATCTCATTCatgtttgtttatgtgttttattttcagctCGTGACATATACTAATGCTCAATGAATATTCATcactaaacattttattattagaataaaattatacatttctcCTTAAAAGTAAAGCCAGTACAGTATATCAACATTTAACtcataaagaatatatattataatgatCGTATTAGTACAAACAACCTTGAACATGTAAAATGAGTAGATAACCTAATATATATGgaatactatttatttaaaatatatgctttgGCATTTGTGACAATATGTACAAAAAGATTGGCAAAGATGTTAAAAGTTATTATCCTTGAGTTATGGAATTTATGAGGGATTTCTCTAGTTCtaatatttttggtaaaatttataATGTctgaaatgaatataaatcatcaTTTGTAATACATTGTAAgacaaattttgaaaagaaataagtgATTAGGTGGTGATGCTTTAAAATGTTACCGAAAAGAAATAGACCAGGCATTACCCAGCAGCGTTTAGGTTCTTTTGCCTTGAACTAGACTTCCCAGTAAGTAGAGCATGTGCAATACCACCCATTGTCTAAGTGCTTGCATATGCATAAGTTGAATGTTCTTTCTTCGAATgcatgaagaaattgaaacacagagaaggaaacttgCTCAATGTCACTACACCAGTGAATTGAAAAGTCAGGACTTGTACCCTGGACGTCTGGCTCTTTCATCAACTGCACTGCCACCTCTAGAGTCACTACGCTGTCTTTCTAGATTTAAAGCTTACACGTGGATAAAAGTAGGCAGTTTTCTCATTgctttaattttactttgaagGCAAAATATGTCAGGTGATGCGTGTATAAATGAATGGCTTGAATTAAATACAACCCTGATTATAACAAGACAAACTCTTTCCAACAGTGGTTTCTATAATGGAGTAAAATATGTTGTTATAAACAAGATTTTGTTATGATTTTGTCAGATTAtcactaatttttctattgtctGCACAAattattccttcatttttcagAATGTCTATAACTGCTGCTGAATGTAAACTGGCTCTTTCAGTCATCTGGAAAATTTTCCCATACAATGTAAATTTAAAGCTGTATTTGACAATCAGTGGAATTGTCCCTTTGCTTTAATCTGAATGAACAGTacatataaaagtaaagaaactgGCAAGCATTGATGACTATCTGTGGACCAGAATTAGGtgttttcattaaattattaaataccCACAATAATCCCAAAGTAGAAATTGGAAACTCTGCCTTATAGATGGGAAAGTGACTGGTTTCCATTGCTGGAAGCAAGACAGGTCAGGATGAAAATGCAGTCAgcagttttcaaatatatatcaattttatttaagaaGAACTATCAATTTTATAGCTCTCCAGGTTTAAGAACAACAGGTTTGAAAACTAGGTAAatgaaagggggagagagagagaaagaaagagagagagagagagaagagagaaatcagATAGATAGTTGGTTATAGACCGAATTTATAAGCAGATGTACTAACCTGCACCACCTCAGGATGTGTTTGTAcctggagatagggtctttaaattGGTGAGTGAGTCAAAATGAGGTCATTCGtgtgggccttaatccaataggACTAGTGTCCTCGTAAGAAGAAGAGACCTCAGGAATgagcacacacagaggaaaggccacatgacagagtgagaaggaCCATTTGTAAGCcaaagagaggcctcaggagaaccAAATCAGTCAACattttgatcttgaacttccagcctctagaactgtaagaaaatgaatttgtattatttatgccacccagtctgtagtagTTTATCATGACCACCTTTATAAACTCATACAGATAGAGGACAGTAGGTGTGGGGACCCAGAGCGCATAGACCTCGCAGACCTCGCCGGCTTCACACCCACCTCGGTGTCTGCTGCACCTGCCGCTTCTTCTCCTAGGCCAGGAGACCCAGTGGCTAGAAGTTCACCATGTCTATTCTCAAGGTCCATGCCAGGGAGATCTTTGACTCTCGTGGGAATCCCACTGTTGAGGTTGATCTCTTCACCTCAAAAGGTCTCTTCAGAGCTGCTGTGCCCAGTGGTGCTTCAACTGGTATCTATGAGGCCCTAGAGCTCCGGGACAATGATAAGACTCGCTATATGGGGAAGGTGTCTCAAAGGCTGTTGAGCACATCAATAAAACTATTGCGCCTGCCCTGGTTAGCAAGAAACTGAACGTCACAGAACAAGAGAAGATTGACAAACTGATGATCGAGATGgatggaacagaaaataaatctaaGTTTGGTGCGAACACCATTCTGGGGGTGTCCCTCGCCGTCTGCAAAGCTGGTGCTGTTGAGAAGGGGGTACCCCTGTACCGCCACATCGCTGACTTGGCTGGCAACTCTGAAGTCATTCTGCCAGTCCCGGCTTTCAATGTCATCAATGGCGGTTCTCATGCCGGCAACAAGCTGGCCATGCAGGAGTTCATGATCCTCCCAGTCTGTGCAGCAAACTTCAGGGAAGCCATGCGCATTGGAGCAGAGGTTTACCACAACCTGAAGAATGTCATCAAGGAGAAATACAGGAAAGATGCCACCAATGTGGGGGATGAAGGCGGGTTTGCTCCCAACATCCTGGAGAATAAAGAAGGCCTGGAGCTGCTGAAGACTGCTATTGGGAAAGCTGGCTACACTGATAAGGTGGTCATTGGCATGGACGTAGCAGCCTCCGAGTTCTTCAGGTCTGGGAAGTATGACCTGGACTTCAAGTCTCCCGATGACCCCAGCAGGTACATCTCACCTGATCAGCTGGCTGACCTGTACAAGTCTTTCATCAAGGACTACCCAGTGGTGTCTATCAAAGATCCCTTTGACCAGGATGACTGGGGAGCTTGGCAGAAGTTCATGGCCAGTGCAGGAATCCAGGTAGTCGGGGATGATCTCACAGTGACCAACCCAAAGAGGACTGCCAAGGCCGTGAACGAGAAGTCCTGCAACTGCCTCCTGCTCAAAGTCCACCAGATTGGCTCCGTGACTGAGTCCCTTCAGGCGTGCAAATTGGCCCAGGCCAATGGTTGGGGCGTCATGGTGTCTCATCGTTCTGGGGAG
Above is a genomic segment from Macaca thibetana thibetana isolate TM-01 chromosome 3, ASM2454274v1, whole genome shotgun sequence containing:
- the LOC126951462 gene encoding LOW QUALITY PROTEIN: alpha-enolase-like (The sequence of the model RefSeq protein was modified relative to this genomic sequence to represent the inferred CDS: inserted 1 base in 1 codon), yielding MSILKVHAREIFDSRGNPTVEVDLFTSKGLFRAAVPSGASTGIYEALELRDNDKTRYMGXGVSKAVEHINKTIAPALVSKKLNVTEQEKIDKLMIEMDGTENKSKFGANTILGVSLAVCKAGAVEKGVPLYRHIADLAGNSEVILPVPAFNVINGGSHAGNKLAMQEFMILPVCAANFREAMRIGAEVYHNLKNVIKEKYRKDATNVGDEGGFAPNILENKEGLELLKTAIGKAGYTDKVVIGMDVAASEFFRSGKYDLDFKSPDDPSRYISPDQLADLYKSFIKDYPVVSIKDPFDQDDWGAWQKFMASAGIQVVGDDLTVTNPKRTAKAVNEKSCNCLLLKVHQIGSVTESLQACKLAQANGWGVMVSHRSGETEDTFIADLVVGLCTGQIKTGAPCRSEHLAKYNQLLRIEEELGSKAKFAGRNFRNPLAK